In one window of Cytophagaceae bacterium ABcell3 DNA:
- a CDS encoding inositol monophosphatase family protein yields the protein MMLTSHNLEQLSQQAIKAAQKAAKIINEYANKEVKVESKTGGENLASQIVTVADRLSQEVILEELQSTFQTYNLGLLTEESEDDHSRFTKEYFWCIDPLDGTLPFTEKKKGYSVSIALISKTGIPQIGVVFNPVNNKVLHAVRGVGVYENGQPVKMQDLKKTNRSFTLIIDKSFRKHRLFQKTKAFFENLSSEQELRIIDTGGAVLNACWVLENNPACYVKFPKKATGGGSLWDFAATTCIFNELDAIVCNLDNQALNLNQASTFMNKQGVLFCTSPSISKAVQDFYHENKDGFLI from the coding sequence ATGATGCTGACTTCTCATAATTTAGAACAACTAAGCCAACAGGCAATAAAAGCAGCACAAAAAGCAGCGAAAATAATTAATGAGTACGCAAACAAAGAGGTTAAGGTGGAAAGCAAAACAGGAGGAGAAAACCTGGCTTCACAAATAGTAACTGTTGCTGACCGCTTAAGCCAAGAGGTTATCCTTGAGGAACTTCAATCAACCTTCCAAACCTATAACCTTGGACTACTGACAGAAGAAAGTGAAGACGACCATAGCAGGTTTACCAAAGAATACTTCTGGTGTATAGATCCTTTGGATGGCACCCTCCCTTTCACAGAAAAGAAAAAAGGCTATTCCGTTTCCATTGCACTCATCTCGAAAACCGGAATACCACAAATAGGTGTTGTCTTTAATCCGGTCAATAATAAAGTACTCCATGCAGTTAGAGGTGTCGGGGTTTACGAAAACGGCCAGCCTGTAAAAATGCAGGATTTAAAAAAAACAAACAGGAGTTTCACCTTAATTATTGATAAAAGTTTCCGTAAACACCGTCTTTTTCAAAAGACAAAAGCATTTTTTGAGAACCTGTCCAGCGAACAAGAGTTGCGCATTATAGATACAGGTGGTGCTGTTTTAAATGCCTGTTGGGTACTGGAAAACAACCCAGCCTGTTATGTAAAGTTTCCCAAAAAAGCTACAGGAGGTGGTTCCTTATGGGACTTTGCGGCCACAACCTGTATTTTCAATGAGCTTGACGCTATTGTATGCAACTTGGACAACCAAGCATTAAACCTAAACCAAGCCTCCACCTTCATGAACAAACAAGGGGTTCTTTTCTGCACAAGCCCTTCCATTTCAAAAGCTGTTCAGGATTTCTATCATGAAAACAAAGATGGTTTCTTAATATAA
- a CDS encoding alpha/beta hydrolase, translated as MAKPTGISSMYIKLENDREFSVGVQNKMAQNLKAEKVKTLKSGHLPILSRPEEVAEILNKFINAL; from the coding sequence ATGGCCAAGCCTACTGGTATTTCTTCTATGTACATAAAGCTAGAAAACGACCGGGAGTTTTCTGTAGGTGTGCAAAACAAAATGGCACAAAACCTTAAAGCTGAAAAAGTTAAAACGCTTAAAAGTGGCCATTTGCCTATACTGAGCAGGCCGGAAGAAGTGGCAGAAATTTTGAATAAATTTATTAATGCGCTATAG
- a CDS encoding PaaI family thioesterase: MTSVLDFLKLHVGKENINAPSPMMKWLNPVILSAEKGALSLRYKIRKEWTNPMGILHGGATAAIVDDTIGVTSFTYGEDHYYATINLNIDYLSSAKENDIIIAEATVIKKGRQFINAQCDIWNESKSRLIAKGYSNMFKTEVKIPTL; this comes from the coding sequence ATGACCAGCGTATTAGATTTTTTAAAACTCCATGTCGGAAAAGAAAACATAAACGCCCCTTCTCCTATGATGAAATGGTTAAATCCTGTAATTCTCTCAGCAGAGAAAGGAGCGCTTTCACTGAGGTACAAAATCAGGAAAGAATGGACAAACCCTATGGGCATTCTACATGGAGGGGCTACGGCAGCCATAGTAGATGATACTATAGGGGTAACTTCCTTTACTTATGGAGAAGATCACTATTATGCGACTATAAACCTAAACATCGACTACCTATCTTCCGCCAAAGAAAACGATATCATCATAGCAGAGGCTACAGTAATTAAAAAAGGACGTCAGTTTATAAATGCCCAATGTGACATTTGGAACGAAAGTAAAAGTAGGCTTATCGCCAAGGGGTATTCCAACATGTTTAAAACCGAAGTAAAAATCCCAACCCTTTAA
- a CDS encoding DUF1679 domain-containing protein, whose translation MSKKIQELIKKVTGADEIKKAEVVQKLWSDYGQILRFELKGSALSSIIVKQVLLHEPPNHPKGWKSTIGHQRKLKSYQVETAWYQHYSASCDESCRIPKCLSIDFFDDEVVMVLEDLNAAGYPERKSFLQWDEIKSCLKWLANFHATFLHQKPVGLWEIGTYWHLETRQEELEALSDLSLKEMAFSIDKKLKASKFQTLVHGDAKVANFCFSKDDQEVAAVDFQYVGAGCGMKDLAYFIGSCLDEEKSAKLELQILDCYFEELHAAILRKNISTDPDKLEEDWRSLFHVAWADFHRFLKGWSPGHWKINSYSEHVTQQVISQLQKELS comes from the coding sequence ATGAGCAAAAAGATACAGGAACTTATAAAGAAGGTTACAGGCGCGGATGAAATAAAAAAAGCTGAAGTCGTTCAAAAACTTTGGAGCGACTATGGTCAAATCCTGAGGTTTGAGCTAAAGGGCAGTGCGCTTTCTTCTATCATAGTCAAGCAGGTTTTACTACACGAACCACCAAACCACCCAAAAGGCTGGAAATCTACTATAGGACACCAAAGAAAGCTAAAGTCTTACCAAGTAGAAACTGCCTGGTATCAGCATTACAGTGCTTCTTGTGATGAAAGCTGCCGAATACCTAAATGCTTGAGCATTGACTTTTTTGACGATGAAGTAGTCATGGTCTTAGAAGACCTAAATGCTGCTGGATATCCTGAAAGAAAATCCTTCTTACAATGGGATGAAATAAAAAGCTGTCTAAAATGGCTGGCAAATTTCCACGCAACCTTTCTACACCAAAAACCTGTTGGGCTATGGGAAATTGGTACCTATTGGCATTTGGAAACAAGACAGGAAGAGTTGGAAGCGCTAAGTGATCTATCACTTAAAGAAATGGCCTTTTCGATTGACAAAAAACTAAAGGCAAGTAAGTTTCAAACCCTTGTCCACGGTGATGCTAAAGTTGCCAATTTTTGCTTTTCTAAAGATGACCAAGAAGTAGCCGCTGTAGATTTTCAGTATGTGGGTGCCGGTTGTGGAATGAAAGATCTTGCCTACTTTATTGGAAGTTGTCTGGACGAGGAAAAAAGTGCAAAACTAGAGCTTCAAATCCTGGACTGTTATTTCGAAGAACTACACGCTGCCATTTTGAGAAAAAACATTAGTACAGACCCTGATAAGTTGGAAGAAGATTGGAGGTCTCTATTTCATGTAGCATGGGCTGATTTTCACCGTTTTTTGAAAGGATGGAGTCCAGGGCACTGGAAAATAAACAGCTATAGTGAGCATGTCACCCAACAAGTTATTTCCCAACTCCAGAAAGAATTGTCATGA
- a CDS encoding MFS transporter, with the protein MSDQSRDKWLNPQTGTADVKWVRKIAEAFPAFKSSNYVKYFWGQLISLIGTWLQIVAQGWLVLKLTNSAFLIGLVTAMSTLPTLFFTLFGGVIVDRLSKKKILIYTQFSAMILAFALGLLSIFDLITVWLIALLAFMLGMVNALDAPARQAFVSEIVSKDQLTSAIAINSSVFNGARVIGPGLAGLLIAWIGTGGAFIVNGVSYIAVLLALTSMKLPKKLAKTQQPKAFRAIKDGLKYTFTHPVISTLILLAGIISIFGWSYTTLLPFIAQNTFHLDATGLGYLYAASGLGSLLGALIVGGFSRRLSPLPFIFVGNLMFVISISLFTFTTNLPFALLLMFLSGMGLLFQAAMINTSIQRIVKDEFRGRVMSIYILMFLGMTPIGNLQIGYVSETINVDFAIRLGAAVVFLGGLIIFVFRNKILSKYKRYKRTSEG; encoded by the coding sequence ATGTCAGATCAGTCTAGGGACAAGTGGTTGAACCCTCAAACAGGGACTGCAGATGTGAAATGGGTAAGAAAGATTGCTGAAGCTTTCCCAGCATTTAAAAGCAGCAACTATGTAAAATACTTTTGGGGGCAGCTTATTTCACTTATAGGAACCTGGCTTCAAATAGTGGCACAAGGGTGGCTGGTATTAAAGTTGACCAATTCTGCTTTTCTTATAGGGCTGGTAACAGCTATGAGTACATTGCCCACCTTATTTTTCACACTTTTTGGAGGTGTTATCGTAGATAGGCTTTCAAAGAAGAAAATACTGATTTACACACAGTTTTCCGCCATGATATTGGCTTTTGCCTTAGGCCTACTCTCCATTTTTGACCTTATTACTGTTTGGCTGATCGCTCTACTGGCCTTTATGCTAGGCATGGTCAACGCATTGGACGCTCCTGCAAGACAGGCATTTGTATCAGAAATTGTATCTAAAGACCAGTTGACATCAGCCATAGCCATTAACTCTTCAGTGTTTAACGGGGCTCGGGTCATTGGCCCCGGACTGGCAGGATTACTGATAGCTTGGATAGGCACTGGTGGGGCTTTCATTGTGAACGGGGTATCTTATATAGCCGTATTGCTTGCGCTTACCAGCATGAAGTTACCTAAAAAGCTGGCCAAAACGCAACAACCAAAGGCCTTTCGTGCAATCAAAGACGGCCTAAAGTACACCTTTACCCACCCGGTTATTTCAACACTCATCTTGCTTGCGGGCATTATATCCATATTTGGCTGGTCATACACTACCTTACTGCCATTTATTGCTCAAAACACATTCCACTTAGACGCTACTGGTTTAGGTTACCTATATGCAGCATCTGGACTAGGGAGTTTGCTAGGGGCGCTGATAGTTGGTGGTTTTTCGAGAAGACTCTCTCCCCTACCTTTTATCTTTGTTGGAAACTTAATGTTCGTCATCAGTATCTCACTGTTTACTTTTACCACCAATTTACCGTTCGCTTTACTTTTGATGTTTCTTTCGGGAATGGGTTTATTGTTCCAGGCTGCCATGATCAATACCTCAATCCAACGTATCGTTAAAGACGAATTTCGTGGACGGGTAATGAGCATTTATATTTTAATGTTCCTTGGCATGACGCCTATTGGAAACTTACAGATAGGTTATGTCTCAGAAACTATTAATGTAGACTTTGCTATCAGACTAGGCGCTGCCGTGGTTTTTCTTGGAGGTCTGATTATTTTTGTCTTCCGAAATAAGATTTTAAGCAAATATAAGAGGTACAAAAGAACTTCAGAGGGTTAA